tcttatttgagaagtaagtttgagcgtatcatgcATCAACTCCTGTTTTTGGGTCTTCGACTCCAAAaagagcaagttcctccacaaatGATCTAGAAGGAGGAAGTAGTGTTGCTGAAAAGATCAAGAACACATTGGCTCTACTTGAGCAATCTGGTTCCAAGAACTCTACCACAAGGGAAAACTGTGATTCAACTTATGAATCATCTCCATGTATATCGCGTAACGTGAGTCCACTGAAAATTAACTTACGCGACAATCTATGTTACTCTCCTGCATCTCCGGTGATCATGCAAACGATGGTGACTGCTGCTTCCTCTTGTGAGGAACAACTCACAAATCCGAAAAAGTTGGTTGAAGGATTGACGAAGCATGTACAACACCAAGAATCTCGAGTTGACAAGTTGATGGACAAGATAGAAGGGATTTTAGATGGAGATGCGAGCCATGCACCTGGAAAGGACATTGAAGTTCAAGAAATTGAAGATCCTGCTAAGAAAGCCCCGTTTGTTAAAGAGATGCCAGTTTCTTCTGAAGGAATGATCCCATTCGATCGCTTGAAGGAGTTTATTGAATGCTATCAaagataagtatgaagtctccACCAAGTATTCTCATATATATGCTAAGCCATACACTGCTAGGattaataactttaaaatgcgtgctggttatcaacctcccaaatttcaacaatttgagggAAAAGGAAATCCGAAACAACATGTCGCGCACTTCGTGGAGACATGTAGTAATGCTGGAACGTATGGAGACTATATTGTCAAACAGTTTGTCCGCTCTCTAAAAAGAAATGCGTTTGATTGGTACACGAATCTCGAACCTAACTCTATTGATAGTTGGGAGCAACTAGAACATGAGTTTCTCAATCGCTTCTATAGCACAAGGCGCACGGTGAGCATGGTAGAAATCACGAATACTCGCTAAAGGAAGGATGAACCGgtcatagatttcataaatcgATGGAGGAACGCAAGCCTAAATTGCAAGGACAGGCTTAGTGAAGCTTCTGCAATTGAAATGTGTATTAAAGGAATGCACTGGGAGCTTCTTTACATCTTGCAAGGAATAAAACCAAAATCTTTCGAGGATTTAGCTACTTGCGCTCATGATATGGAGTTGAGCATGTCATCTGCCGGAAAAGATATGACTATTGTCCATGATCCTCGCAAAGGAAGGGACAAGCACGAACCCAAGAGATGGAGCAAGTTTCTGCCCAGAAATGAAAACAAAGAATCCATGAGCGTAAATGTGTCACCCGCAAAGTTTACCACGAATGAGGGCGTAAAACAAAATGTGACTTTTCAAGCATGTTCAAATCAAAAAGTCGACGCTAAGGAGATGCAAGGAAAAAAGTATACCTTCTTGGATTCTGAtgtttctgaaattttttatgaattgcTTGAGTTGAAGCTCATTGACTTGCCAGAGATGAAGCGACCCGATGAATCTGGAAAAACTAATGACCCAAATTATTGCAAGTATCACAGACTTGTGAGTCATcctcttgaaaaatgttttgtctTTAAGGATAGAGTGATGCGATTGGTtaacgaaaataaaattatccttgatgatgagaaggctATTTCTAACCATATTTCTATCACGTTTGTGTCATTGGATCTAGTCCAAATGTATATCTCTAAAAAGCATGAAGAAGAGCCAGTAGAACAGAACGTTGACATAGATGGTGATGAGAGTTGGATTCTTGTAACTAGGCGAAGAGGTACCAAGTCAAGCTTATGAATATAATTATCCGAGCAACCGGTTAGAGGAAAAATGGTGAAGAAATCAAAGAAGCAAAAATCAATCAAGCGCCCCAAAAGGGCAAAGGTTGAAGTGCATCACTACCAAAAACCTCGACGTCTTGTGACTCTAGAGGCATTCTTGCCAAGCTCGTTCGACACAAAGTCTACTCAAGGCAATGTCGAGGAATCATGTTTCAATGTGGATAAAGAACAAACAATGAAGGTGCATCCTACTGTAAAAGAAGGAACAACGAGTGAATCCTCACCAAAAGTGTCTCctggggaagaagaaaaagaaacaagggAAATCTCAGAAATGATGTCTCTTTGATCTTCTGAAAAATCTATTAAACTTTCTTCCTAAGAAGCATATGTCTGTGATACTAAAATCACATTTACAGATAACGATCTTCTATTTGGTGAAACACTACACAATCGTCCTTTGTATATGGTGGGTCATGTGCtagagaagaagataaatagaatcttaatagatgaaggatctggaGTCAACATTTTGCAAATCCACACATTGAAGGAACTTGGCATCAAGACTGGGGAACTTAGTGAAAGTCGTTTATTGATACAAGAATTTAATCAAGTCGGGCAGAGGTCCATAGGCTTTGTTAAATTAGAGATCCACATGGGAGATTTGCGATCAAGCGCATGGATGCATGTGATTGACGCAAAGACATCATACAACATATTACTTGGCAGGCCTTGGGTACATGAGAATAGAATTGTCTCATTTTCTTACTATcaatgtttgaaatatcttgaaggtGGAATTGAAATAAAGATAGTTGCAGATGATAATCCTTTCACCAAAGTGGAGAAACACTTTGCGGATGCGAAATTCTATTTGAGAAGTTATGTTGTTAAAGGGGTCAAATCCAACGACGTCAAATCAATCAAGATTTATAATAtcataagaaaaagaattgatGCAGCTATCGAAAAGGTGAAAATTCACACTAAAGACTCTTGTCCCATTCTTAATGAAGGGAAGATCCTGtcttcaaagaagaagaagacttaTAGGCTTTGCTATGTTCCAAAAGCGAAGAAAGAACAAGATCAACCATCTAACCTTGAAGAAAATGCATTAAGAGCTCTTCCTATCAGACGGATTGATGCAATAAACTTGTCTTCAAAGTTGCCAGAAAAGTCGGTCGCTAAAGATCAAATGCTAGATATGGCTCTCCCTACAAAGCGCACAAGAGAAGGTTTTGATCCCAATGCCTACAAGTTATTTGTGAAGGCATGATACAACCCTAGCGAGCCATCAGCGCTAGGGAAACTCCCATCAGAAGATACAACTAGGAAAGCGCGTGAAGGCCTAGGTTATAGCCAACCGCCGCCAATTCGCATTTCCATAAGAAGGGCCagtaataatcatataacttttgaagatGACGTCACTGCTCCCAATAAAAGGCTTTCCATCTTTGATCGACTTGGTGAAGCGACAACAAGAATTTCTGTGTTTGAGAGGTTAGGTCCTCTGAAGAAGAATAACAAGAACCTGAGAAGTAATTTAAAAGTTACAACGCCTACTTCACATTTGATTCGAAAGGATTTAAGAAGTTTGATTCTTTCTAGGATGAGACGACGAGTGGAACTTGTCATTTCCTGTAAAGAGGAACTCAAGGCAAAGGTTCATAATGTGTTTTACACCAAAGAGcgcgaggaagatgaagaaagtgtaGGTTCCTCAAATCATGTTACAATCTAAAATGAGTACGATTCTTTGCCTCAAAAGAAGAATGAGGAAGAGGTAGAAGATATTGTCTCGTGTTGTCATATATCGGTCAATGACAATGATCCGGTGGAAGAGGAAGATGCTAAAGATGATCCACCAGAACTTGAAGAAGGAGTAAAGATCACAATAGATCCTTTGAAGGAAGTTAACCTTGGCACTGATGAAGATCCGAAGCCAACTTAGTTGAGTGCGTTTctagaaattgatgaagaagtcgCTTGCATGAATATACTCAAAGAATATAGAGATGTCTTCGCTTGGAGTTATAAAGAAATGCCTGGATTGAAAATGAAGTTAACAAACTCAAAGACGTTTTAGACCAGACTTGATTCCGTTGATAGAAAATGAAGTTAACAAACTCATTGAGGCAGGCTTTATTCGTGAGGTCAAATATCCTACAtggatttcaagtattgttcCTGTAAGGAAAAAGAATGGTCAAATTTGAGTTTGCGTTGACTTTAGAGATCTCAATAATGCATGCCCTAAAGATGAGTTTCCTCTTCCCATTCCAGAGTTGATGATTGATGCCACCACTGGTTATGAGGCAATGTCGTTCATGGATGGTTCTTCTGGATGTAATCAAATCCGCATGTCACTAAAAGAAGAAGAACTCACTGCATTTTGCACGCCGAAAGGTATTTATTGCTACAAAGTGATGCCATTTGGTTTAAAGAATGTTGGCGCCACATATCAAAGGGCTATGCAAAATATATTTGACGACTTActccataaaaatgttgaatgttatgttgatgatttggtaGTAAAGTCGAGGAAGAGGGGTGATCATTTGAAAGACTTAAGAATGGTGTTTGAGTTACTCCAAAGATATCAATTAAGGATGAATCCATTGAAATATGCCTTCGGAGTTACTTCCGGCAAGTTCCTTGGCTTTATTGTGAGACAtcgaggaattgaaattgatcAAGCCAAAGTCGATGCAATATCAAAGATTCCTGAACCTCGATATATTCATGAGTTAAAAGTCTCCAAGGAAAGTTAGCATACTTGAGATGGTTCATCTCAAATTTAGCGGCGAGATGTCAACCATTCAGTCATCTTATGAAGAAAGGTTCTCCTTTTAATTGGGACCAAACATGTAGCGAAGCCTTTAAAAGTATCAAATCATATCTAGCGAAACCTCCGATTTTGGCAGCCCCTATACCTGGAAAACCATTGATACTGTACATTGCAGCACAAGAAAGGTCTGTAGGATCCCTGTCAGCTCAAGAGAATAGTGAAGGCAAAGAAAATGCTCTTTATTACTTAAATCGAACGATGACGCCAAATGAGCTAAATTATTCGCCAATTGAAAAGTTATGGTTTGCACTGGTCTTctcaattcaaaagatgaaGCATTATTTTCAAGCTCATGTTGTCCGCCTTATTTCTAGAGCAAATCCCATCAAGTTTGTTATGTCAAAACCTGTCCTTAGTGACCAACTAGCAAGATGGTACCTCCAATTCCAACAATTTGAGATTGTGTACATCCCTCAAAAATCCGTGAAGGGACAAGCACTAGCGGATTTCTTAGCAGACCATCCTATACCAAATGATTGGGAGTTAACTGATGAGTTTCCTGATGAAGATGTGATGTTAATTGAAGTTCAACCTCCTTGGAAAATGTACTTTGACGGGGCTGCACAGAGCGACGGGGCTGGTGCTGGCGTGGTGTTCATCACTTCACAAGAAGATATTCTACCATTCTCTTTTACTCTAAAACAATGTTGCTTTGATAATGTCTCTGAATATCAAGCACTGATACTTGGACTTGAAATGGCCGTTGACATGAAACAATTACATTTACAGGTCTTTggtgactctcaattggtgATAATCAACTCTTAGGAAGTCATGAGGTAAAAAAGCCTGAACTATGCCCTTATCATGATTATGCTCAAAAGTTGATAAGATGGCTTGGAGATGTAACCCTTCAACATTTGCATCGAACAAAGAATAAGAAAGCTGATGCATTGGCTACTCTAGCTTCAACGCTAACCCTTCCTGATCAAACGCAAGTAACTGTCTGTCAAAAATGGATAGTACCACCGTCaaatgaggaagaatatattgaaaataagctTGATCATATCATCACCATTGTTGAACCTGCGAAGGAAGATTGGAGACAACCCATCATTGACTACCTATGTTATGGGATACTTCCAGAAAATCCAAGAAGAAGAACTGACATACGTCGTCGTGCACCTCGTTTCCTTTACTACAAGGATACATTATATAGGAGATCATTTCAGGGTATGTTATTACGATGTTTGGCAGAGGAAGAAGCGATTCAAGCTCTGCAAGAAACACACTCAGGAGTATGTGGATTACATCAATCTGGACCAAAACTTCACTTTCACATAAAGAGGATGGGGTATTACTGGCCAACCATGGTGAAAGATTGCATACATTACGCCAGGAAATGCGATGCTTGTCAATTTCATGCAAATTTCATTCATCAGCAACCCGAAGTATTGCACCCAACCATCGCATCTTGACCATTTGACGCTTGGGGACTGGATATTGTAGGACCATTACCAAAGTCTTCAGGTGGACACTTGTACATCTTGGCTGCAACCGATTACTTTTCAAAATGGGCTGAAGTTGTCGCTCTTAAAAAGGTGAAGAAAGAGAATGTTGCAAATTTTATCCGAGTAAATATTATCTATCACTTTTGGCATCCCTCGCTATATAATAACAGACAATGGCAAACCATTTGATAACAAGTTAATGAACAAGATTTGTGATCTTTTTGACTTTAAGCAGCGTAAATCTTCTATGTGCCATGTTGCCGCTAATGGTCTTGCTGAAGCATTCAATAAGACTATATTCAACTTGCTCAATAAAGTTGTCTCCAAATCCAAACGGGATTGGCATGAAATAATGGAAGAAGCTTTGTGGGCATAAAGGACAACATATCACACACCAACTCAAGCAACACCATATTCACTTGCTTTTGGAGTTGAAGCAGTCCTGCCACTCGAGCGTCAAATACCCTCCTTAAGACTTGCTATTCAAGAAGGTCTCGGTGAGGAAGAAAATGCTCGATTGCGTCTTGCTGAGTTAGAAGCACTTGATGAAAAGAGGGTAGAAGCCCAACAAAACCTTGAACATTATCAAGCTCGTTTATCTCGTGCTTTTAATAAGAAGGTTCGCTTGAGGTGATTTCAAGTTGGAGATCAAGTTCTCGCGGTAAGAAGACCCATCATTACTTCGCACAAGTCTGGGGGCAAATTTACCTCAAATTGGGATGGACCATATGTCGTACAGGAAGCATATTCAAATGGTGCTTACAAGCTTGTTGATGCTGATGGCTTAAGGATCGATCCTATTAATGCCAAATTCCTAAAGATATACTATCCTTGAAGTAAGATGATGCTCCTTAAGGTACGAGCCTAAACTGCATGTCACTCCTAGCCCGCAAGAGTTTAAACTGTGTACGACACAAccacaaaaaaaagaataatcactCAAATCCCCAGAACTACGTTGTGACTTGATCCTCTTTATTGAGGTACGTAGGCGCTTAGAACCATATTCTAAGTTCAGTTGCATGagtgtcaaaaataaaaatgttccCACTGAAATTCAAAGAAAAGTCAAAGTGATATGTATTTTATCTTTTGTCTCATCAAACTTTAGACTTGTACGAAGTATTGATGGGTCTATGGAAGGGGAAACccttataaaatatgaatctcTTATTAGTACGGTGGAAGTCTTTAAATTAGATCAAGTATGCAAATTGAAGTCTTTATATTCTTCGAGTTTATTATTTGAAGTATCCAAATTCTCTAAGTATACAGGTTGAAGTATTCAAATCCTCTAAGTATGAAGGTAAGACTTCAAGTATGTAAGTAGAAGTCTCCAAATGCGTATGTAATTGAATTTCATGCCTAAAGGTGCGCGAggtttgtccctttgcaccttcaGCTAGGCCTTTTCACGAGTGTATAAttaaaagaatctttttaaattttcatgtcttaaggtggacaatatttgtccctttgcaccttgaGTTGACCTTTTCACTGGtttatatttaaaaggatctttaaatttttcatgccttaaggtggacgatatttgtccctttgcaccttaatcTAGCTTTGTTGCGAATTTATCCTTTCAACgaatctttaaatttctatGCCTTAAGTTGGATaaacttgtccctttgcaccttaagctagagttcccacggatttatctttaaaaggatctttaaatttccatgccttaaggtggacaatatttgtccctttgcaccttaaactGGTTTTTTTACAGGTTAATCCTgtctcaagttggttaagcattcaggaccttataacaccttgagtttattttcaaggcgggagcgttacacggtatcctattaaaggttcaagttggtcaagcattcgggaacttgtaacaccttgagtttattttcaaggtggaagcgttacacggtattctagtaaagcttcaagttggttaaacattcgggaccttgtaacccttgagtttattttcaaggcgggagcgttacacggtatcctattaaagattcaagttggttaagcattcaggaccttgtaacaccttgagtttattttcaaggcgggagcgttacacgatATCCCATCAAAGCTTCAAGTTGATtaagcattcaggaccttgtaacaccttgagtttattttcaaggcgggtgcattacacggtatcctattaaagcttcaagttggttaaacatCCGGAGTAACagcttgagtttattttcaaggggagagcgttacacggtatacTAGAAAATCTTCAAGTTGTATAAGAATTCGAGatcttgtaacaccttgagtttatttttaaggcgggagcattacacggtattctagtaaaacttcaagttggttaaacatTTCGGactttgtaacaccttgagtttattttcaaggcgggagcgttacacggtattctagtaaaacTTCATGGTTAAAAactcgggaccttgtaacaccttgagtttgtttcaaggcgggagcgttacacgacATTCTAGTAAAATTTCAaattggttaagcattcggggccATGGAACACCTTGagagtattatttatttattttgttaaagcATGGACgttaagaacattttcatgTGATAAATCCTTCCATTATGTAGCCTccgtaaaatataaaatttcttttgctgatctacaaaaaaaaaagaagaagaaggaggaaaATACAAGTGAAGGAGAGATTTTTACCCGTCAAGATGTCTGAAACTCGGAAGgtattaaatattgaatatttgatgTGTTGTATACCTTTATGTCTAGATTTGGAATCATCAAGCGGATTGTGATTTCGTTGTTCCTACGTCAGACACGAGATTTTTAGTAAGTCACACAAATCTGACAATTTTTAGCATggcagaatctagagctaacttaAAAAACTCTTatagaaagattctgaaggtattaaattttaaatttttgatatgttagatatcaaaaagtctagtttttgaaaaattaaaccgtttatgattttgatttttctataatgagatatgaattttctacgacgaacatgtcaggctgttaaaaaagtgacgaaattttagcatgacagaatctagagctaacttcaaaaactcatctagaaagattccgaaggtattaaattttgaatttttgatatgttagagatcaaaaagtctagtttctgaaaaattaaacggttcatgattttgaattttctacaatgatatataaattttctacgacgaacatgtcaggctataaaaaagtgacgaatttttagcatgacagaatctagagctaacttcaaaaaattatctagaaagattctgaaggtattaaattttgaatttcgagTATCTTAGAGATCGAAAAGTCTAGTTTATGAAAAATCAAActgttcatgattttgattttcgtacaatgagatatgaattttctacaatgaacatgtcaggctgtaaaaaaaagtgacgaatttttagcatgacagaatctagagctaacttcaaaaaatcatctagaaagattctgaaggtattaaatttttaatttcgtGTATGTTATAGATCTAAAAGTCTAGTTTATGAAAAATCAAATGGTTCATGATTtagatttttctacaatgagatatgaatttttacGACAAACATGTCAAGCTGAAAAAAGTGacgaaaataaatataaaaagaggaaaattaCCTTGAATATGCCCTTTTCGTCGTAGGCTTACAATCTGtaattgaagataaaattatGGAGACAATGTGTCTATTTATAGATGTCATGTggagggataaaatccttctcCCAGTttaattacaatttctttttggcttgggcaataaaacatatatatgaatatgaaattgagtaggattacaattcctaattgaattataatttctttttggtTTGGGCATAAACCATATAtaggaatatgaaattgagtaggattacaattgttcattcaattataattcatttttaactaaGGTGAATTTAGTCAGCGGTTAATGCTTCAAGCCTAgtctctaaaagataaaatatctcgaCAAAACATGAAGCCGGGGGcatttgtaatcatttaaaatttattaaatataaatttataaaatgattcggattatattgaattcataaatatgttaatccaaataaatattgtggattgatataattgagttaaatatttaagtccaataaatatggatttaattaaagtcaaaattaattgatttgggctacattGGATGAACTCAATATGTTAAATTCAATCCCATCTCATTTTAGAGCCCATCTTGGCTCCACGTGTGCAGATGATGTGGTAtgtcaagtcaaataagaaaactaatagaatcatgacatgtgtcaaagatgacaagcccgctccataaagcccaaatgctgtgtcacttaaatctgattggctgatggaatcctattccaatcgcaactcctctattctaaaactataaataggggtcctcataattcagaaaagagacagaaaattctaaacaagaagctagagaaactctgtggtacaaacgtcatttaattctctacaaagctacaagtttaagaattcaagcattcaagttcaagaacgatcaagatcaagaccaccgaattcaagaacaagctcgaagcccttgaattcaaataaaagtcaaaatcaagataaagttcaagttcatcatagattcaagaacaaactttaaagcccttgaatttatatttgaaaagacgaattcagaggaattatagagattgtaacactcacatttgaaataataaaattgattgttgctataattttccattcttgattattgtttctcgacgcgaattttattgtctacaacgAGTTCTACTAAGATATTATGaccttataataataataataataataataataataataatgataataataattatatttgatGATTAAACCTTTAATACCAGAAAAAAGTCCTATTCAACACCAAAATAAAACTAATCTAGGCATACATTATTATCAAGTACAATCCAACATCGTGGCACAAACACAATATACTATTTTTGGCCTAGACCCTAAAACATATCCCGTAGGATCAATATTCTTGGTAAAGAGTAAACTTTCCGCTAATGTTTTTAAATGTAGGCTGATTTTCGTATTCATCAAAGTTGCCGCGGAAGGAATTGCTAACCAAGTTCACGTCCATGATACCTCATTTGAATCCTACATAACAGTAtcactattaaaaataatatagtacATAATGAAGAATTTGGTTagaatgaagttgaagaagacaTTTACAGTAGTAAGGGACCAACCACCGTCAAATTCATATCCTTTCGGGACAATCCCTTTAGTTTATTCAAAGAGCATAAGCCGAGAATTAGCTCCACTCACCGTCAAATCCCTTCCATAACCGGAAATCAGCGTTACAGACCCAGTTTCTTTGCATCCTTTGCACTGAATGTGATTAAAAACAAACTTATCAGAGACATACAAAATCAAAACCGGATCtatacaataaaaaaacataattacaagtttgttttacttttataaCGTGGTTAACAACGTCACGTCCATAGTTTACCGCCTCAGACATGTAGACACATTGTCTTTTCGACAAAATGACTCCAAATTGAGGGGTTGATAGTATCTTATTTCTTTAAGGTACACAATTAAATTAAGTATATATAAGCTTtgtaataacattcatcattctTATTAGTTTTTGTGTGAGTAATAATTTGTTGTTATAATGAAAGCATATTGATCATCTTATACTCCGGTGTTCttcttttcttatatatttgtTGTGAACATACTGATGAGC
This window of the Solanum pennellii chromosome 2, SPENNV200 genome carries:
- the LOC107009658 gene encoding uncharacterized protein LOC107009658, coding for MVGHVLEKKINRILIDEGSGVNILQIHTLKELGIKTGELSESRLLIQEFNQVGQRSIGFVKLEIHMGDLRSSAWMHVIDAKTSYNILLGRPWVHENRIVSFSYYQCLKYLEGGIEIKIVADDNPFTKVEKHFADAKFYLRSYVVKGVKSNDVKSIKIYNIIRKRIDAAIEKVKIHTKDSCPILNEGKILSSKKKKTYRLCYVPKAKKEQDQPSNLEENALRALPIRRIDAINLSSKLPEKSVAKDQMLDMALPTKRTREALGKLPSEDTTRKAREGLGYSQPPPIRISIRRASNNHITFEDDVTAPNKRLSIFDRLGEATTRISVFERLGPLKKNNKNLRSNLKVTTPTSHLIRKDLRSLILSRMRRRVELVISCKEELKAKVHNVFYTKEREEDEESKNEEEVEDIVSCCHISVNDNDPVEEEDAKDDPPELEEGVKITIDPLKEVNLGTDEDPKPT